In Bradysia coprophila strain Holo2 unplaced genomic scaffold, BU_Bcop_v1 contig_24, whole genome shotgun sequence, one genomic interval encodes:
- the LOC119078001 gene encoding structural maintenance of chromosomes protein 3, with the protein MHIKQIIIQGFKSYKDQTIVEPFDKRHNVVVGRNGSGKSNFFYAIQFVLSDEFTHLRPDARQQLLHEGTGDRVMSAYVEIIFDNTDNRVPIDKDEIFLRRVIGAKKDQFFLNKKVVPRSEVVNLLESAGFSNSNPYYIVKQGKINQMATAPDAHRLKLLREVAGTRVYDERKEESMNILRETEGKLEKITEFLQTIEDRLKTLEEEKEELKEYQKWDKARRTLEYIIHETELKETRRALDDLDNQRKSSGDKQKQFNIEVQKAQEKIKGFQKSLKDAKKEVAAAKDDKSLLIHEQQSLLREKTKLDLTIVDLTDEVQGDNKSKERAEHELDRLKVTIEEKEKELNEVRPKYDAMKRKEEECSRELSLKEQKRKELYAKQGRHSQFSSREDRDKWIQNELKSLSKQIKDKIAHQNKLMDDLKRDAAKQTELESKIEELTAEVEQMRGQIDEHNKQYYELKKKKDSHQAARNELWRKETQMTQTLSSHKEELAKADQALRSMAGRPILNGRDSVRKVLESFVERGGPNADIAKAYYGPVIENFSCDKTIYTAVEVTAGNRLFHHIVESDRVGTQILKEMNKLKLPGEVTFMPLNRLQVKIHDYPDDPDSIPMISKLKYEDKYDKALRYIFGKTLICRNLERATELAKSTGLDCVTLEGDQVSSKGCLSGGYFSKDRSRLEMQKRRTEYMDLIKDFEAELSALRNDLKTTEGSINNVVSEMQKTETKQGKSKDIFDKVQADIRLMKEELTRIERFRNPKERSVAQCKSNLEAMNSTKEGLESELHQELMSQLSSQDQRDVDQLNDDIRRLNQENKEAFSARMALEVKKTKLDNLLTNNLFRRREELVQALQEISVEDRKRRLQICRTDVIEAEKRISKVNNDLQVVDKKVQDAAKAQKSLQKDLEIWSQKEKEAQEKIDEDSKKSEKWAAKENLLRQKIDECTEKIAGLGALPQVDPTYTKLSLKNLFKELEKANTHLKKYNHVNKKALDQFLSFSEQKEKLCKRKEELDIGDQKIRELMQTLEMRKVEAIQFTFKQVAKNFTTVFKKLVPQGCGHLVLKTKDNDNTEFEAEVASSDDFVGIGIRVSFLSGAEAEMREMNQLSGGQKSLVALALIFSIQKCDPAPFYLFDEIDQALDAQHRKAVADMIHELSENAQFITTTFRPELLEHAHKFYGVRFRNKVSHVDCVTKEVARDFVEDDQTHG; encoded by the exons ATGCATATTAAACAG ATTATAATCCAGGGCTTCAAAAGTTACAAAGACCAAACGATTGTCGAGCCATTCGACAAGCGGCACAACGTTGTCGTTGGGCGAAATGGGTCCGGTAAAAGTAATTTCTTCTACG CGATCCAATTTGTGCTGAGTGATGAGTTTACGCATTTGAGACCCGATGCACGTCAACAATTGCTTCATGAAGGTACTGGCGACCGTGTCATGAGTGCTTATGTTGAGATTATCTTTGACAATACGGACAACCGTGTGCCA ATCGACAAAGATGAAATCTTCTTACGGCGTGTCATCGGCGCCAAAAAAGATCaattttttctgaacaaaaaaGTTGTCCCTCGTTCGGAAGTGGTCAATCTTTTGGAATCGGCCGGATTCTCCAATTCAAATCCGTACTACATTGTCAAGCAAGGTAAAATCAATCAGATGGCAACGGCACCCGATGCGCACAGATTGAAACTGTTGCGTGAAGTAGCTGGTACGCGGGTGTATGACGAACGGAAAGAGGAATCGATGAATATCCTGCGTGAAACGGaaggaaaattggaaaagatCACGGAATTCCTGCAAACAATCGAAGATCGACTGAAGACGTTGGAAGAGGAGAAGGAGGAGTTGAAAGAGTACCAGAAGTGGGACAAAGCGCGTCGTACATTGGAGTATATAATTCACGAGACTGAACTGAAAGAAACTCGCAGAGCGTTGGATGATCTCGACAATCAACGGAAATCATCCGGTGACAAACAGAAACAGTTCAACATTGAGGTTCAGAAGGCGCAGGAAAAGATCAAAGGATTTCAGAAAAGTCTTAAAGATGCCAAGAAAGAAGTCGCAGCCGCAAAGGATGACAAATCGTTGCTGATCCACGAGCAACAGAGTTTGCTGAGAGAGAAAACCAAATTGGATTTGACCATAGTCGATCTGACCGATGAGGTGCAGGGGGACAATAAGTCAAAGGAGCGAGCTGAACACGAACTGGATCGATTAAAAGTGACCATTGAGGAGAAGGAAAAAGAACTGAACGAAGTGCGACCGAAATACGATGCCATGAAAcgcaaagaagaagaatgcTCCCGTGAGCTGTCACTAAAAGAGCAAAAACGGAAGGAATTGTATGCCAAACAGGGTCGTCACTCGCAGTTTTCGTCGCGTGAAGATCGAGACAAATGGATTCAGAACGAATTGAAGTCGTTGAGTAAGCAGATCAAGGATAAAATTGCACATCAGAACAAGCTGATGGACGACCTGAAACGAGATGCGGCAAAGCAAACGGAACTGGAAAGTAAAATTGAGGAGTTGACAGCTGAAGTGGAACAAATGAGAGGCCAGATCGACGAGCACAACAAACAGTATTACGaactgaagaagaaaaaggaCAGTCACCAGGCAGCCAGGAA tgaACTGTGGCGAAAGGAGACTCAAATGACCCAAACACTGTCGTCTCACAAAGAAGAGCTCGCAAAAGCTGATCAAGCTTTACGCTCGATGGCTGGAAGG CCAATTTTAAATGGTCGCGACTCAGTTCGGAAAGTGCTGGAATCTTTCGTGGAACGTGGTGGACCGAATGCTGACATAGCTAAGGCATACTATGGCCCCGTCATCGAAAATTTCAGCTGCGACAAAACCATTTACACGGCCGTTGAG GTCACAGCCGGTAATCGACTGTTCCATCACATTGTCGAATCCGATCGGGTTGGTACGCAAATTCTCAAGGAGATGAACAAGTTGAAATTGCCCGGTGAGGTGACATTCATGCCACTGAATCGTCTCCAAGTGAAAATCCACGACTATCCCGACGATCCCGATTCCATTCCGATGATTTCGAAGTTGAAATACGAGGACAAATACGACAAGGCGTTGCGGTACATCTTCGGAAAGACGTTAATCTGCCGAAATCTTGAGAGAGCCACTGAATTGGCCAAGAGCACCGGATTGGACTGTGTTACATTGGAAGGTGATCAGGTATCGTCCAAGGGATGTTTGTCCGGTGGTTACTTCAGCAAAGATCGATCACGTTTGGAAATGCAGAAGCGTCGCACCGAATACATGGATTTGATAAAAGATTTCGAGGCCGAATTGAGTGCGTTGCGGAACGACTTGAAAACGACCGAGGGCAGCATTAACAACGTTGTGTCCGAAATGCAGAAAACCGAAACGAAGCAGGGAAAGTCAAAGGACATTTTCGACAAAGTTCAAGCAGATATTCGACTGATGAAGGAGGAACTGACTCGGATCGAACGATTCCGTAATCCGAAAGAACGTTCCGTGGCCCAGTGCAAATCGAATTTGGAAGCCATGAACAGTACCAAGGAGGGCTTGGAAAGTGAATTACATCAGGAATTAATGTCACAATTGTCATCTCAAGATCAGCGAGACGTTGATCAGTTGAACGATGACATTCGCCGATTGAATCAGGAGAACAAAGAGGCGTTCAGTGCGCGTATGGCATTGGAAGTGAAGAAAACGAAATTGGACAATTTACTGACGAACAATCTGTTTCGACGTCGCGAGGAGCTGGTGCAAGCGTTACAAGAAATTTCCGTTGAAGATCGAAAGCGCAGACTACAGATTTGCCGGACCGATGTGATCGAAGCGGAGAAACGAATCTCGAAAGTGAACAATGATCTGCAAGTGGTAGACAAAAAAGTGCAGGATGCTGCAAAAGCACAGAAATCGTTGCAAAAGGACTTGGAGATCTGGAGTCAAAAGGAGAAGGAGGCACAAGAGAAGATCGACGAAGATTCGAAAAAGTCGGAAAAGTGGGCAGCGAAAGAGAATTTATTGCGACAAAAGATTGATGAATGTACGGAGAAAATAGCTGGACTGGGTGCATTGCCACAGGTGGATCCAACATACACTAAATTGtcgttgaaaaat CTCTTCAAAGAACTCGAAAAGGCGAACACCCACCTCAAGAAATACAATCACGTCAACAAAAAGGCTCTCGATCAGTTCCTCAGCTTCTCCGAACAGAAGGAAAAGCTGTGCAAACGTAAAGAGGAATTGGACATTGGCGATCAGAAAATTCGCGAACTCATGCAAACGCTGGAAATGCGCAAAGTCGAAGCCATTCAATTCACATTCAAACAGGTGGCCAAGAATTTCACCACAGTTTTCAAGAAATTGGTTCCGCAGGGATGCGGTCATTTGGTGTTGAAGACGAAAGACAACGACAACACGGAATTCGAAGCGGAAGTGGCCAGTTCGGACGATTTCGTTGGCATCGGCATACGGGTATCGTTTTTGTCGGGAGCCGAAGccgaaatgagagaaatgaatCAACTGTCCGGTGGCCAGAAATCTCTTGTTGCTCTGGCGCTCATCTTTTCGATTCAGAAGTGTGATCCGGCTCCGTTCTATCTGTTCGATGAAATTGATCAG GCATTGGATGCGCAACATCGGAAAGCCGTAGCCGATATGATCCACGAGTTGAGCGAAAATGCGCAGTTTATAACAACAACCTTCCGGCCGGAACTGCTTGAACATGCGCATAAATTCTATGGTGTCCGTTTCCGGAACAAGGTATCACACGTTGACTGCGTCACAAAAGAGGTGGCCCGAGATTTCGTGGAAGATGATCAGACCCACGGTTAA